One Niabella beijingensis DNA window includes the following coding sequences:
- a CDS encoding YMGG-like glycine zipper-containing protein → MIKKIIPFAVIAIMLLAVACRNTKKEDSAGTISVQDTLGLAEYQKWKMENEVRNRLQQEQQLEENTTPAAPARSSSASRSRSSASSSSRGTYSSGGGGDYSSGSSGTVAEAPAPAPQRKKGMSHTAKGAIVGAASGAIIGAVANRKNRLGGGVVGGVIGAATGAGVGAIVDKKQRQRDGY, encoded by the coding sequence ATGATTAAGAAAATAATACCTTTCGCCGTGATCGCAATTATGCTGTTGGCAGTTGCGTGTCGCAATACGAAAAAGGAAGACAGCGCCGGTACGATCTCCGTGCAGGATACATTGGGACTGGCCGAGTACCAGAAATGGAAAATGGAAAATGAAGTGCGCAACCGCCTGCAACAGGAGCAGCAGCTGGAAGAGAATACAACACCGGCCGCCCCGGCCCGCTCTTCTTCGGCCTCGCGCTCCAGGAGCAGTGCAAGCAGCAGCAGCCGCGGCACCTATAGCAGCGGAGGTGGCGGAGATTATTCTTCCGGATCTTCCGGTACGGTAGCAGAAGCTCCCGCCCCTGCACCCCAGCGTAAAAAAGGCATGAGCCATACCGCTAAAGGGGCGATAGTAGGTGCTGCATCCGGTGCCATTATCGGAGCTGTGGCAAACCGTAAGAACCGTTTGGGCGGTGGTGTGGTTGGTGGTGTGATCGGTGCTGCAACCGGTGCCGGCGTGGGTGCCATCGTAGATAAAAAACAACGCCAGCGCGATGGTTATTAA
- a CDS encoding HPF/RaiA family ribosome-associated protein, producing the protein MNVNIQTVNFNADRKLIDVINRKMDKLATFHDRIIGTDVYLKLDNIVHNIKDKIVEIRVQVPRHSFFVKTTSKSFEESFENAFDSLVNQVKRRKEKLIA; encoded by the coding sequence ATGAATGTGAACATTCAAACAGTTAATTTTAACGCAGACAGGAAGTTGATTGACGTAATCAACCGTAAAATGGACAAATTAGCTACATTTCACGATCGCATCATTGGTACGGATGTCTACCTGAAACTAGATAACATAGTGCATAATATCAAGGATAAGATAGTAGAGATCCGGGTACAAGTGCCCCGACATAGTTTTTTTGTAAAAACCACCAGTAAATCTTTTGAAGAATCTTTTGAAAACGCATTTGACTCTTTGGTAAACCAGGTAAAAAGGCGTAAGGAAAAGCTGATCGCCTAA